A stretch of the Marivirga tractuosa DSM 4126 genome encodes the following:
- a CDS encoding GAF domain-containing protein, whose protein sequence is MRKINFNSIKSRMIIGYGSMALLIVIVVFITLSQIANIMKMGNDVLENKQPSRIYVNAFKSGVRHSNVTLQSYLLSGNEALKNEIDDIWEKEIQSAKDSIDSLKASWENPENLILYEKLNRLGSRIHTKQKELINKAQFGGGDISLSLYDYEGIEGDTIYNMDSLQMWIDNELSNQSSSSNPNGSLFADNLKSLSDEFDEKAKTLYANIEEESWDSAEEIYSARDQFVIVESIIIIIAILLCFILYRFARRQFKSSINSLQYEVKILSEGNIPESRSKTNDEFDIILEEIHTLSGNLANVKNFALEVGKGSFDSEISVFNNQGDIGTSLAEMRDSLKNVSEEARIRNWTNKGSAEFGDILRKFNNNISELSEHVITFMVNYLNANQGSIFIVDEDANGEEALQLSATYAYDRKKFLEKTIQPGQGLVGQVYLEKQSIYLKELPDNYISITSGLGKATPKSIFIVPLIANETVYGVIEIGTFTEFTENERKFIEDVGENIASSVQSVKVNERTNKLLEDSQQMTEEMRAQEEEMRQNMEELQATQEEMERSQKENNERLNAMEKSGLAYVEFTPSGDILTADETFLQLFEYNSVDEIKDRHHRIFVSEEYAKTQDYQAFWENLRAGKIQSGVFDRYTRTGNKIQIKGSYTVLRNQNNEITKIIKFAFDVTDIYQKLAALESEKETLSGQLEDLESKIQNTEKNELDELKAYQKEMKKTLIEKLQKSEAELKSTLEKQKRDLGIS, encoded by the coding sequence CATTTAAAAGTGGAGTCCGCCATTCCAATGTCACCCTGCAAAGCTACTTACTTTCAGGAAATGAGGCTTTGAAAAATGAAATAGATGATATCTGGGAAAAAGAAATTCAGTCGGCCAAGGACAGCATCGATTCATTAAAAGCTTCTTGGGAAAATCCTGAGAACCTTATTTTATATGAAAAGCTTAACAGATTAGGTAGCAGAATCCATACTAAGCAAAAAGAGTTGATTAATAAGGCCCAATTTGGAGGAGGAGATATTAGTTTATCACTTTATGACTATGAAGGTATTGAAGGAGATACTATTTACAATATGGATAGCCTCCAAATGTGGATTGATAACGAACTCAGTAATCAAAGCTCCAGCAGCAACCCTAATGGTAGTTTATTTGCAGATAATTTAAAGTCATTAAGCGATGAGTTTGATGAAAAAGCCAAAACCCTTTATGCAAACATAGAGGAAGAATCATGGGATTCGGCTGAAGAAATATATAGTGCCCGTGATCAATTCGTAATAGTTGAATCAATAATTATCATAATAGCAATTCTCTTATGTTTTATATTATATCGCTTCGCACGCAGACAATTCAAAAGTAGCATCAATTCATTACAATATGAGGTGAAAATCCTAAGTGAAGGAAACATCCCTGAAAGCAGATCTAAAACCAATGATGAATTTGACATTATATTAGAGGAAATTCATACACTTTCCGGCAATTTAGCCAATGTGAAAAATTTTGCTCTGGAAGTAGGTAAAGGCAGTTTTGATAGTGAAATTTCTGTTTTCAATAATCAAGGAGATATTGGGACTTCATTAGCTGAAATGAGGGATAGTCTCAAAAATGTTTCAGAGGAAGCCAGAATTAGAAACTGGACTAACAAAGGTTCTGCTGAATTTGGTGATATTTTAAGGAAATTTAATAACAATATTAGTGAGCTTAGCGAGCATGTAATTACCTTCATGGTAAACTATCTTAATGCAAATCAGGGAAGTATTTTTATAGTTGATGAAGATGCCAATGGAGAGGAAGCACTTCAACTATCTGCTACTTATGCTTATGATAGAAAGAAATTTTTGGAAAAAACCATTCAGCCCGGCCAAGGATTAGTTGGGCAGGTTTACCTTGAAAAACAATCTATCTATTTAAAAGAGCTTCCTGACAATTACATTTCAATTACCTCCGGTTTAGGGAAAGCTACTCCAAAAAGCATCTTTATAGTTCCATTAATCGCAAATGAAACAGTTTATGGTGTGATAGAAATCGGAACGTTTACTGAATTTACAGAGAATGAAAGAAAATTCATTGAGGATGTGGGGGAAAACATAGCCTCTTCCGTTCAATCGGTTAAAGTGAATGAAAGGACAAACAAGCTTTTAGAAGATTCTCAACAGATGACGGAGGAAATGCGCGCTCAAGAAGAAGAAATGCGCCAAAATATGGAAGAACTACAAGCCACCCAAGAAGAAATGGAACGCTCTCAAAAAGAAAATAATGAGCGATTAAATGCCATGGAAAAAAGCGGTTTGGCTTATGTTGAATTTACACCGAGTGGCGATATATTGACTGCTGATGAAACCTTTCTACAATTATTTGAATACAATTCTGTAGATGAAATAAAAGATCGCCATCACAGGATATTTGTCAGTGAGGAGTATGCTAAAACCCAAGATTACCAAGCTTTCTGGGAAAATCTAAGAGCTGGTAAGATTCAATCAGGAGTATTCGATCGATATACCAGAACGGGCAATAAAATCCAAATAAAGGGCTCCTATACAGTTTTGAGAAATCAAAATAATGAAATAACCAAAATCATTAAATTTGCATTTGATGTAACCGATATTTATCAAAAACTTGCCGCTTTAGAAAGTGAGAAAGAAACACTATCTGGTCAACTGGAAGACTTAGAGAGCAAAATTCAAAATACTGAAAAAAATGAACTAGATGAGTTAAAGGCTTATCAAAAAGAAATGAAAAAGACTTTAATCGAAAAGCTTCAAAAAAGCGAGGCGGAGTTAAAATCCACCCTTGAAAAACAAAAAAGGGATTTGGGCATTTCTTAA